The sequence CCGTTTATTGACGAATCAATAGTTTTCAGAGTGCAAGTTCGTGGGGACTGATTGTAATCAGGCATGATCAGGAATCAGTGATATAAACAGACTGTCTGGGTCTTAGAAGTAGGAGTAGCGTGCCCGCATTTGCTCTTTGAAATTTAGAATACTAtgtaatataaagtattcCCGTTTTATTCACTACGAAGATGAAAACATAAACTTATACTATGTAACTTTTTCCATTTTAAAAGATACTTTGCTGTTATTATCCTAAAATCTCTATAGCTTCTGCCAAGTCCTGCAGCGCGGTCTGCAAGATTTGACGCCTTTCTTGAGTCGCGCGTGACTCACACGCGATCAATTGTAGCTTCTCATCACTCAGGTCCAGCACCCACTTTTCACAAAATAGAACCAAGGGACTTGATGGGCCCGAAAGCAAGCAGTGATCAACGGCCTGGTGGTAGACGTTATCGACGAAGCGCTTGCGTGCCACTTTATAGTAGGCCTGGAGAATATCGTGTATCTCTTCTGCTGTATGCTGGGTATTGCTATGATTGTTTACCACTGATGaaatatcatcaagcttAACAACTTGCTGCCCAGTATTCTCATCATTCCACGCCTTTTTCTTCAGTGCTTTATTAATGCGATCGTTCCGTGCTTTCTGTAAGTTCTCATTGAAGTAGTGGTTAAGCGTATAGGGCTTTTTCTGTCTCTCGATATCAACCAAGTGAATAGCTCGGTTCATGCCATCCTTATACCTAGCAAGGAGATCATCCATCAAGCCAGATACGAGCCCATCGAGAATACGAGCATCATGACAGACTTTCCCAAGGGCTCCAAGTATGAACTTGTGGACAGACAAAATGATTTTACTCAAGTACTCTGTTGCCATCTTCTGCCAGTAGATAGACTGTTCTTGAAGGGCACTGGACAGAACTCGTGGCCCAAAGGTACCTAGTTCGACACCTCGAGAACGTCGATGCATTTGAGTGATCCAAGGCATGATTCCTATCGACGGTCGATGTGGAAACCCTTTTCTTATAATGATACCCTCTAGATCGGGATATAAGTCAAGATCACAGCGGGTAGATGACTCCTCATCagtatcttcttcatcctcatcttgggAATCAGAAGGGATTGGTGGAGGACTTTCGAGTGCGGGAGCTTTCTTCCGATTTATCGCTTGAAACATGTAAGTGTGCGCACTAGCTTCGAAGTCGACAGAAAATTCATCCGTGGTGTTGATTACCTCCGTGATGAGACGTAAGTTATCATCCGCGAATGCTTGGTTTGTTGAGTAGTCTGCATCCAACGCTGCTCTTACAATGTTCTGAAACTTGCTCGCAACGCTGACTAGgaactgctgctgttgtcgtCCTGTCTGGCGTGGAGGTCCAAGACTCGCCAGCTCTTCCTGCTTCTCAGTGAGCTTGCGACGCGTCTCGGATCGAAGGTTAGGAAATGCCTTGTCAGAGATCtgtccaagaagctcttgaaggCACACTCGAAGAGCCTTGATCCCAGCCTTGTGATCTGGCAGAGAGGTCCAAGGTTCATCTTTGAACATGTCTTCACGGTGCAGCGAGTCGGCATCCCCGTCAGAatcttcctcgtcgccgCCACGGCTCCTAACGACATAGTAACCAAGGGTGAGAGGTCGCCGTTTACCCAGGACCAGGTCGCAGACGACGGCCTTTGCACTTCgttctttgagaagatcggGCTTTGTGAGAATACCCAGTGTACGCTCGCCAAATGGGTCGACCTCTTCGGCAAATGCCAGAATTTCCTGAGTGGCAATATCGACGTTGCATGGCAGAACAGCCAAGATTACTGTGCGGCTATCGCGAATGTAGTTCTTGACCATCCTTTCGATCAACTGACGGTCTTTATCTGTAGTAACTCCTTGAGTGGTGATACGAAAGATTCCGGGAACGTCGATGACTGTCAGATAATCCTCATCTGGTCCACATCTCTCAATTTTCAACACGTCTTCAGTAAACGTCTTGATACCACCTAGGTTTCTGGGCGTTTTGATCTCCATAAGTGTATTCACCTGTTACCTAAGAGTCAGCATCAAATTTCCAAGATAGTTGATGTTATCTGTACCTCATTTAAAATGTCTGGAAACTCAGCGTTGAGCTGTTCAGTCGAGTGCACCTCCTTAGTAAAACTCTCGAGTTTCTGTCTTTGCTGGACTGGGGCAGTTGGTCCTGGAATAATACTGATAGTAATACGAGATACAACATCGCGACGGTGAGTGATCTGAGTTGCATAACGAGTGCAAAGCTCTTGGCCACGCGGAAATGGGATTCCAGTTAGATTCTCTAAAAGAGATGACTTCCCAGAGCTTTGGTCCCCGACAGCGACCAATTGGGGTAGGGCAAGGTAAGTAGTAATGTTTTTCCCGCGAAGCTGGTCAATCTTACGCAGTCGGTCTGGACTGGTTAGCATAGATTGACTCATGGTGATTTTCTTGTAGATGACAACTGCTGAGTGAATGATGGGGTTGTTAAACATAGACTAAGATCTCGACAACAAAGATTTTGAGGATAGTCAAAGGCATTTCATTTTGTTGGCCAGGCGCTCTCTTTAACCTGCCCACTGTCTGACTTGGCTCTGCTTATCGCCCCAATCATTTAGAGATCTCTTACGAGAGCACAGAGCGCTTGGTGGGCCTCCAACATACAGCGGCAGTAACGATGACGGATACAATGCCACGGAACCAATAATTGGGAGCAGGACAACGCAAAATTTACTCATCGAGAGAGACCCACCGAAAAGCCAACAGGCTTCAAAAAGAGGCGGCCACTTAAGTGCTATTTCTCAAGTAGAGAGATAGCGTCAGTACCAATTGGACTTACCACCGTGGGGTAATTGTCACAGTTGCTGGTGATAACATGTCGCAGCTGCATTAGCCTGAGTAGGCTACTTGCCTCCTCTCTTATGCGGGAGGCCTATCATTCTTATTATCTGGTGGCCATTGTAGCCCAACCTCTCCGGACTACGATCTGTTTCCTTCTGTGAGACCTCACAATCTTTCTTCAGAGTACCTATATTTTTACAGCGCAAATTAAAGCGACAGCTACGGACCAAGATTCCCTGCTTGACGCCCTGTTTCACCGCCTGGTAGTCCGGCCTGAACTGCCATGAAGTTTCAACGGTCACAATATCGCCCTTGCTTACAACCCCGCGGAAAGGTTACATGATGCCTTATCTATGCTCACGGCATTGGCTCCCCGTCATGGGACTGTGCTACATCACAATACGCAGTTTGACTTTATTATGGATTACATAGGTATACCTGGGCTTGCTGTCTTTCTATAGATAGCGGCAGCAAACTCATCTGCAAGGACGGCCCATGCTGGAATAATCAAACCTAGGCGCCGCGATAGCAATACGAGCAACGTCATGGTTGAGACCTtgaatcagcagagagaacttcgAGCAATGTCGTCATTCCTGGAAGGAAGCTTCGTACCGACCAAGTAAGACTGTCTTGCAATAACAGCTTCAATTATCGTTTCAATGTCTTCAGCAATCTTGAGAatgctctgcttctttttGGTGCTTCTCTTTTCAGATGTGAGCTTGCGGTTTTATAATGGTCTCGAATGAAGCAAAGGCCTCGCTAAAGGAAGTGCCAACAGTGCTGCATATGTTAATGCTCTGTCCTAATTCACCAGCAATCAGCAATCAGCAAAGAGCCTTTGACTGTTCGAATATTCAATATACTGTTTTGGAATCGGGTTCACTGCGGGAATCTTGGATCTAATTATAGGTTAAGGCCTCGAGATACGCATTTCAAATGGTGTAATTAACTGGCCAGCATGAACTTTTAACATTTGATACAAAGGAACACAGCAATTATGTTAAACATAGACTTGGTTATACTCTAGTTGCCAACCTTTGGGTTCTCTAACGGGTAATCTCAAAAGACTAGAGCACTCTTGGCGATGATCTCAGGTAGTGACAGGCCAATTTCTTTAGACAGCTGGCCATATTGCGGTGATCTTTTGCTTGCCCAAGCTAATTTGATGACTTAGCGATACAACTGCAGCCTGCTTCAATACTGATTCAGCTTAGCGTCATAATTTGGTCAATCCGTCTGTCCATAGAAGAATGTCCAATCGATCTGGTAGGATCACGAGACATAAGAGAAATTACATGTAGTTGCTTTAGTTGCAGTAATAACGCTGACTACTTCAGTAACTATCTTACTCAGTATAGTTACTACCCcaatttatagttaataacaTTTATGTCCTATATAGTATGCTCTAAAGTCAACTTGGCTGTTTGACATCAGCCTCAAAACTCGCTAGATggattataatcttattaaatatggttaatttattcttataaatatttaactGGCATTCTCTGTCCTCAATTTGTTAAAGTAGAAAGAAATTCTTCAACCGGTTTATGCTTCTAAGTTTGTTACTATAGGCCCGAGAGCTGATTGATGTCCCTTTGATGCAATCAATTCTGAAGACCCTTCTGGACAATTGCACTCTGAAATGTTTTttctgaagctgagattCAACAAGGCCTACTCAAAGTTAGCCCTAACTACAAGCACTGCTAGTGAAGTGAACTGCTTACATTGGGGTTAAGTTTGAACTTGGCTTTCGCGATATCCTTTACATCTATCCCCTTCTGATTCTCACTTAAGAGTCCCGGATCCAAAGGCTGCACGTTAatatcaagaagatcccTTGCTGCTTGGATTCCTGAATGGATGGCGCCAGCTATCCAAGTGTGATGGTAGGAGAGGTGTTCACCAGCAAAAAAGATATTCCCTTCGGGTCGGCTGGCTTCAGCAAAGTGTCTTGTAAGCTGGCCTGGCCGGAACATAGTGGCTCCTGTCGCTGTTTGTTCAGACCATATTGTGTCTGAAGACTCGATTAAAAGCTCATGGACATTAATTTCAGCACCAGTCCGGTCACGTTTGCCTTGAAACATTTTTGCAATGCATTCTAATGCCAGCGCGCGACGCTGTATTGGATCGAGAGGAAACCAGTTAGCTGCGTCTGTCATCCTAGAGCAGTAACTGTTAGTCTCTGTCGCCGGAACGTCCTTCGCCTCTGGGACCTCGTCACTAACCAACCGTATACAAGTAAGACCCCTGGTTCGCTTTCTCCTATCCCGTGAGATGGGAAAACAAGCCACCTGATAGGCAAGTCAGTGTTAGTTTGCCCTCCGAAGTTGCCTCCACAAGAAACATCTTCCCAGAATCTGGTTTTGAAACGCAAACCCATCTTATACAGTGGCTCCAGTTGGAGTGAGCGTATTGCCGTTTCCTTTTCCAGGCTCCATGTAGGGCGGTTTGCTATCCTCTGCAAAGCAGCTGGAGGTATAGCAAGGACCAGACGGTCAAACTCTGCATCAATAATGCCATCATGACCTACAGCCTTGATCCGTATGCGTTTGTCGTTGAGTGTGATCACCTGCGTCACCTGTGCCCCGATCGTGATGTTTTGGTACCCAACTAGCCAAGCCATTGCTTCTGGCAGTCGACTCATTCCTTGATTGATTGTCTTCCATTTGCCGGCTTTGAACTCCTGTAATCTCATGTAGATCTCAGGGACACTGAGAGAGAACTCGTTAGGTTGAAAGACCGTTGCTTCGACGAAATCGATAACCGATGGAGGCCAATGTTTGACAGAGATAAGGAAGTGGCGAAAAGTGCAGTGATCATATTCTCTTACGATTCGAGAAATTGCACGATCAAAACTGTCATTCTCGCCGTGCGATAGTCCGCAAAATGCTTCATCAAGTAACTCTCCAGCATTTTTGGTTTTGTAGCTTTCCGGTACACTTATCCAGCCAGCAGTGAGAGGCGTGAGAGTCATTACCTCGCCTTGAACTGTCGAAGAGTTGAAGTACATGTCATTATTCTCATGGCGGTAAACATAATCAATTAACCGGATGTCCATTCTGGCTGGGACATTCTTGTGACCGTTTAAGTATTTGATTAGCGAGAATACCACTCCATGAGACTCGATGTCAGGGATACGCATAGCGCCAGCTTCGTAGTATTGATTCTCGGCTGCCGTGAAGTAGTGAGTGTACACGCGGCCACCGATGCGATTAGTAGCCTCGAAAATATGGACCGAATGTCCTTCACGTTGTAAGAGAAGCGCGGTATATAACCCGGCAATTCCAGCACCAACAATTCCGACATTATAAGCTAGAAAACAGGATGAGTTAGGATTTTTCTTATTTCAAATCAATGTACTATCGTTGTACCTACATGGCATGCTTGATAGGTTGATTTCAGATGGGGAACGTGAATCAGCGGATAGCATTCGAGGTGTGGATATTCAGTGGGAAATAGCGTTTTTTGTCGCTCAGTCTGCGAAATATACTTAAACCAAAAGGTGGAAAGTTTGACTAGCGAgctacttatagaaatacaTCAGTTTGCAAAAGGTACTTCTACCGAGATGACAGATGGATTTTGGATGGGAATCTATAAAATGGTGTGGATGGGCGTCGGTATGAAGCAAGTTTGATAAAGCCCAATCAGTTCCCTATCAGTCCTGTGGTTGCGAAAACGAGCGATTGCACCTGGCCTCAAAAGAAGGCTACCATGCATCCTCATCAGCGGAGACAGTATTGTGACATACTGTAATGCTTGTGGTATTGATCATCTAAGACACGGCTCGGCAAGACACGGCTTGATGCCACGTCATAATTATGCAGTGACTACTCTTAAACAATCACATGAGAAGCTACAAGCACCAAGATTGTGTGAGTCCCAGAACATTGTGTGCCTATCTGCATACGGCAACCCCTTCATTAAATAACGCGCAGGGTATGTAGCTATATTGTGTCAGTAATGAGTCATTGTAGCTCGTATGTCTTAATTCCTCTGCAAGCATGGATGTCATCATTTGCTGGCTGACCTAACCTACTTTTTTGCCGTCCAAACCGGCTTGGACACTGCACATCCCCTAAGCCCTCATGTAAAATCCTAGTGTGCTTCAGCTCCCCTGGGTAGTCAGAATACCTATTTCCCCACCTCAATCAGCCTGTAGCAGACTTAACATTGTTCAGTTTCTGATGAAGCACGATCTGATCATACCCCAAGTCATCCTCGCATACAGTAAAAGGCCATACAAAAGGAATTTCCATGGATTCAGCAACAGAAAATGCGGAAAAGCAAACTCTTCCACCGACTCTCGATGAATCAAAAGAGTGTATGCCAAGATCCCAGTCACGAATAGGCAACACCCTGCCTGATACCCAACATCATGATACATACAATTGCAACCGCAACGACGAGCACGAGCAAAACTCACAACTGAGCACATTGCAGAGAAATTATTTTGAGGTTGAATGGGAGAACGGCGACCAGGATCCATTGTGTCCACGCAGCTTTGGCAAGTGGCGGAAGTGGGTTATTGTGTTTGTCATATCTTTTGCTAGTCTCTGCGTGTAAGTACTAAGTCTTTGTAGGACAAATTATTCTCAATTTGAGATCAGAGGAAACTATATGCTAATAGCATAGCACAGAACATCCGCGAGCTCTATTTACCCATCAACATACACCCAAATGGAAGCCGATTTTGGTAACTCACGTATCATTTCAACCTTGGGACTTTCATTATTTGTCTTGGGTATTGCTATCGGCAGTTTGTTTTTTGGTCCCTTTAGTGAGTTTTATGGCCGACGACCCATCTACTTAATTTCCTGGTCGATGTATATCGTCTGGATCGTGCCTGAGGCAATAGGAAAGAACATCACCACTGTACTTGTTGGCCGGTTCCTGGATGGTTGTTCAGGCAGCGCGTTCCTTTCTGTGTTCGGAGGCACGGCCGGAGACATGTTTCGAAAGGATGAACTTCAAGAACCAATGCTTTTCTTCACAGTCGTACTCTTTACTGGCTTATGTATTGGACCTTTAATTGGTGGTTTTGTGAATTACACCGCTGATTGGGTCTGGACGTATTACGTGTTACTAATCTGGGGATCCCTTCTTTTGCTAGCAATCATTCTACTTATCCCGGAAACTTGTCGTACGTTATTTTTGCAGCCGAAAACGCCCTGGGAAACAGTCGACTAATCCAGCGTTGATAGATGCCATCTTAATCAAGCAGAAAGCCAAAAGCCTCCGAAAGGAAACGGGTGACAACCGATGGATTGCCCCAAAGGTTGGCGTTGAAAATTCAATTGTTGGTGTCATCAAGTCCTGTGTTATCCGCCCTTTTGAACTCCTTTTATTTGAACCGATGTGTCTTGTTCTATGTATCTTCTCCTCTATTCTTCTTGGCATGTTCTatctcttcttgggctctttCCCTCTTATATTCACCATGGTGTATGGTTTTAGTTCTTGGCAGGTAGGATTGACGTTTTGTGGCATTCTCATCGGCATAtatcttgctgttgctgtcgaACCCATTTGGTACCTATTTCGACACAAACATACCAATCGAAGGGACGATGACACGGATACTGAAGACACTTTGGAACCTGAAGTTTTTCTACCTTTTGCCATATTAGGTTCTCTCCTGGTACCCATGGGCTTTTTCATATTTGCTTGGTCCTGCTATCCTTGGGTGCATTGGATTGTACCTATCACTGGGTCAGCAGTCTTCGGATCCGGGTGAGTTTTTGCATTTCAACCACGCTCAGATAAATATGTTTCTGACTGACCTTGCGACACTAAAagggttcttcttgtcttcacTGGCATTTTTACATACCTAGTAAGTGGTTTATTATACAGGTTCCAGCAGTTCTCGCCAGGCTATTTTCTCTCAAGCATTAAAAGATTCTCAAAGAACTTTCCCCATGGCGATAGTACCGGAAGTAACAAGAGTGCTAATTACACGTCATACACAGGTCCATGCATATCCGCAATACGCTGCCAGCGCCCTCGCTGCTAACTCATTTATGCGTTATATATTTTCCAGTACGTCTTCTTTCAAGTCAGTCGATCTTAGCCCCCCCTCCATTCTGTTGTGTGATGTTTagcctcttcttggcaaATAAATATCATTTTGCATCTCAAGGACAACAGTAGATAGTCCAGATGAATCTTGTTATAGCGAAATGAGTAATCGTCTGCCGGGAGTGTATTGTTGTAATATCTGAATCAATACTGACACTTGAACGTTTAGCTGCATTCCCTCTCTTTGGAAATCAAATGTATGAGAAATTCGGACACAATTGGGCCTCTTCGCTCTTAGGCTTTCTCACTCTCGCTATGATGCCCTTTCCATATATATTTTTCCGCTATGGGAAGGAAATCAGAGCTAAGAGCCGGTTTGCTGGTTCAGGAGATGCTGATTGATGGGACACTAATTTACGGCATGACAGCTTTTATAATCATGGCGCACGCTGGCCTATTACTAGGAAGAAACTGCAGCTACCGACATGTAAGGTGAAATGCAAGAGACGAGTGGGATAAGATCAAACGCGGTTAAGCCAAGCACCTCTAGACTTGAACTCCAAAAATAGATATTTCACTTTTCATTCACTATGTGAGAATTCTTCACAACTAAAATCGTAAAGTTATTGCACTC is a genomic window of Fusarium fujikuroi IMI 58289 draft genome, chromosome FFUJ_chr12 containing:
- a CDS encoding L-amino-acid oxidase, with the protein product MPSYNVGIVGAGIAGLYTALLLQREGHSVHIFEATNRIGGRVYTHYFTAAENQYYEAGAMRIPDIESHGVVFSLIKYLNGHKNVPARMDIRLIDYVYRHENNDMYFNSSTVQGEVMTLTPLTAGWISVPESYKTKNAGELLDEAFCGLSHGENDSFDRAISRIVREYDHCTFRHFLISVKHWPPSVIDFVEATVFQPNEFSLSVPEIYMRLQEFKAGKWKTINQGMSRLPEAMAWLVGYQNITIGAQVTQVITLNDKRIRIKAVGHDGIIDAEFDRLVLAIPPAALQRIANRPTWSLEKETAIRSLQLEPLYKMGLRFKTRFWEDVSCGGNFGGQTNTDLPIRWLVFPSHGIGESEPGVLLVYGWMTDAANWFPLDPIQRRALALECIAKMFQGKRDRTGAEINVHELLIESSDTIWSEQTATGATMFRPGQLTRHFAEASRPEGNIFFAGEHLSYHHTWIAGAIHSGIQAARDLLDINVQPLDPGLLSENQKGIDVKDIAKAKFKLNPNALLNLSFRKNISECNCPEGSSELIASKGHQSALGPIVTNLEA
- a CDS encoding related to RBTMx2 protein, with translation MFNNPIIHSAVVIYKKITMSQSMLTSPDRLRKIDQLRGKNITTYLALPQLVAVGDQSSGKSSLLENLTGIPFPRGQELCTRYATQITHRRDVVSRITISIIPGPTAPVQQRQKLESFTKEVHSTEQLNAEFPDILNEVNTLMEIKTPRNLGGIKTFTEDVLKIERCGPDEDYLTVIDVPGIFRITTQGVTTDKDRQLIERMVKNYIRDSRTVILAVLPCNVDIATQEILAFAEEVDPFGERTLGILTKPDLLKERSAKAVVCDLVLGKRRPLTLGYYVVRSRGGDEEDSDGDADSLHREDMFKDEPWTSLPDHKAGIKALRVCLQELLGQISDKAFPNLRSETRRKLTEKQEELASLGPPRQTGRQQQQFLVSVASKFQNIVRAALDADYSTNQAFADDNLRLITEVINTTDEFSVDFEASAHTYMFQAINRKKAPALESPPPIPSDSQDEDEEDTDEESSTRCDLDLYPDLEGIIIRKGFPHRPSIGIMPWITQMHRRSRGVELGTFGPRVLSSALQEQSIYWQKMATEYLSKIILSVHKFILGALGKVCHDARILDGLVSGLMDDLLARYKDGMNRAIHLVDIERQKKPYTLNHYFNENLQKARNDRINKALKKKAWNDENTGQQVVKLDDISSVAYYKVARKRFVDNVYHQAVDHCLLSGPSSPLVLFCEKWVLDLSDEKLQLIACESRATQERRQILQTALQDLAEAIEILG